attattatttaaaaaaaaggcctctcttagaaagttcgccttaggccgccAAATGCATTGAGCCGCCCCTGACCAAAAAGGATggataagaaagaaagaaaccaaCAATATCAAAACAGAATTGCTCTATGATATGAATAAATGAGTCTAGAAGATCTGCTAACACTATTCTTGCTTTGTACTTGCAAACACTGCTAGAGTTGAAGCTAACATAAGAGTGTGCATAATAAAGAGTATTTAAGCCTATATAGTGGATTTGTCATTCATATTTGCCATTGCCTTCTATCTCGTTAAAAGAGAGCAGCACTTCTGTTAATGCTTCAATGAATATGAAATGAATAGCAAAtactaagaaaagaaaatcttatTTACCTGGCAATATCTAGTGCAAAATTAACAGCCATTAATGGACTAAGTGACCCCTTTTCTTTCAAGAACTGGTGAAGATCACCCTGAAACAAAATAGACACAAAGCATTGCTTCAGAAACAAGAGAATATTACCAACAGCAGACTAGCTTTAAACAGACTGCATCATTCATACCCCTCGCAGATATTCTGTTATTAGCATCAAAGGTTTCCTTTCAGTGACTGCTCCAAGGAACTGAACAATATTAGGATGGCGCAACTTCACTAGTAACTTAACCTCATGCCTGAAATCTTGCCTGAATCATGAAAGCACAAGACTATAAGGATATGCTGTTTCCATGGGGTCAATTCCACCTCATGTAATGAGATCCCATTGAACAAACTAATAAATTTCTGGTGCTTTAGTTCCACTACATCCTCATTCTTGGAAACAAGAACAACAAAAGTTGCATATTGAAGTGATGCCTCTATGGCAAAGTTTGTCGCATTAAGAATTTCTAAAGCTTTTATTATATCATTTCAGAATTTGCTAACAtccagaaaaaaataaagaacttgaTTAATCTATATCCAAAATCTAAATCAACTTTTACCCATTTACACTAGTTCACAATTAGTGTTGCTTACATAGTTTTCCtttcaataaaatatgaaaaaattctTGACAATAGAACCATGTAAAAAAAGATTTTGAATAAGTTCATAATTGAAAATTCAATTTTTTCTACAAAAGAGTGAATAATTTAGGGAAAAATTAACAAAAGATGAGATATATCTATATTATTTTGGAGGATAATGCAGGTACATTGAGGGTGTATCATAGTTGTGAATCTTTTCAATTACAAATGTTTTAAAGAATAACATACTATTATTAAGCTAACTGAATATACTAAGTTGAATAGTGATTCAAAAGTTTGAGTATTTATATCCCAAAGAAACAAATTCTGCAATTTATGCATTTAACAAAAAGGGCCATGAAATTATGAGATCAAAATTGTGTATGTCAGAATATGAACAAAGCAATAAAATGCCTTACATCACCAATCTATCATCTGATAGAGATGGAAGAATGCGTTTGACTGCCACTGGCGTTCCACGCCAATAAGCTTTTAAAATTTCACCAAATGAACCCTGCAATCATGAGCTATTATTACTAAAAGAAAACAAGGATAGACTTGAAAATTAAAACATCATAAAGTTCCCAAAAACTAATTTGATTTAAGGTAACCGGAATGACTTGTTGCTTAATAGATGTTTCTAAGAGGAAAATAAGTTCATATTGGAGCATATGCACTATGCCTAGATATCACAAGTtcattgaaaaaataattttccatagaAAAGTTTTAACCATTTGTGAAACAAAGTAATGATCCAGCCAAGCATACAGCAGAATCTTATGATTCAAAGCAACATCAACTCCGCATTCCTTAAATGACTATTGTTAACTACAAACTGCAAATTTTGGGTTTCCACAAGTGCTAACACTTTGGGACATAGGTGTTTTGTGACTAGTTTGAGCAATTCCTTTTGCTTTGCCATCACAATAACATCTTGTTTCAGTGGTACTTCACATTTGGCAAATCTGTCATGTCATGATTCTTCTAGGACTTCAAATAATTCTTGACTTATGATATCTCGAATATCACTTTTTGCAAATCACATTTTGATGGACCATTATGGTGAAGTGTTGTAAGGTCGGCGAACCTATATGGAGCTTGAagcataaataaataacaaataCCAATAGCTCACAAAAAGGCAGGCAAATATCCAGCGTACAAGCAAATATTTCTCCCAAATTCCTGTTTCAGTCTGAACTCTTATCAAGGCCATTTATGATAATGATCATAATGGTGAGCCATAAATTTAACTGGACCTTCAACGTTTGATCCTTTATTCTTCTGGTTTTGCTTTATTGCACTCATTTCAAACTCCTAAACACATCCACATTTGATGGTTGCTAAGGAACTAGTGGATTTCTTCCAGCATCAACATGCCCAGAGTTTTAGTTGCTTAACAAGAAGAATGTTCAGATCATAACAATTGCATGGTTTGGAATTCTGCAAGGTAGTGTTTCGAAAAATGACTTAGTTGGTATCAACCTTCAGACATAGTCTGAGCTTTGAAGTTCCAAATGTAAATGATAAACATTGATGACATCTCATGGTTTTATATTAAGAATCTTCTGTGGACCTGGAAGCCCAGTCCTGCAGTGATTAATACAGAATACTAGAGAGACAATATGCATGGTACATACAGGAGTAAACTGATGCATTCATATTCAACAACAAAAATGTGCTCTCAAGTAGCAGATAGTTGAGAAATGCAGGTTAAGCCTTTTGCAAAGGCAAGTTCTTAGCCTCTATGAACAACAACTGTATATATGATTCTGGGCAATAAAAAGTTAAAGATACTGCTTAATAGCTGATAACAAGCTTCCAGCattcaattgattcagaaacaTGAAGGGAACCCGAAACCTTCAGAACATTTCAGACTCAAGTTTTCAGCTTCTTCCAACTAATCTGAAATCTGAATAATAAATTAACGTACAAGATTCATTAGCTGGTACATGATGAAATATCAGAAACATTAATAGCAGAGAAAAACCTTTCCAATTAAGGTTGAAGTCGAGAAATCCAACTCAGAGGGTTCTATTTCCCAGTCACACTTGTTAGGAAGAGGAGGTGGAACAGGCTTCGGTTCAAAATGGCTCCCATTTTGTCCCTGCAGTATGTATCCAGGTAAAAAGTTacttataaaagcttaaacaataaaaaaaattaaataatatactACTGCAAAAGGAATGCAGACTTCATGAAATCATCATATAACAATATGAAATTGAGCATCATACATGGAGAAGCCAGTAGCTTTTGTTAGTCTGAGACAATGAAAGCAAATGAAGTAATGAACTATATATTCAACAACTAGTTTGCATTTGCTAAAGTTACTGCTGTAGTTATCTGAATCGTATAGAGTCACTGTACATATGTGCAAAACCATTGAACAACTAAATCATCTGCACAAAACCATTGAACGCCATCATTGGATTATATATAGTAAAAAGCACTTGCAAAACTACCTTCCCCAGTTACATAACAACTGACCTGAAATCTCTTTCATGATTCTCTAACAATAGGTTTGAATCTCTATCATGAAACAATGGATGTTCCTTTGCCAATCTCTGCCCTTGGATTTAATTGCTATCTTAAACAGATTTCTTCACAAACCTTCACCTGAATGCAGTAACTTTTGTTTCTGGAGATTGACAGTCCTTTACAAAACTAAAAAAACGATGAAGGTTTGATCATCAAGGACTATAAATTCATCATTGGATTATCAAATATTAGTATGACCTTCATTTCCTTCTCTACTTCATTATGTATTTGCATCATAATACATGTATTTTCGTAAACTATCAACAGTGCCACCCATaatgatttaaaaaaattaaactacCTAGAAGGTAAAAATTATGTATCAAGTCACTTATATGAGGATTTTTTTTAGGTTCATACGAATTTGAGATGGCGTAAAGCCGCAAACAATGGTGGGGGTACAGTTTCTTACTGAAAAGTTAAAACACACATGCACAAGCTCAGGGCTTCTAAAAAAACCATCTTTCCTTGGTCCACCCCTCTCACCAGGGTTttgaagatcaattttggcgctTCCTTCAGGCAATGCAACAAGGTAGCAGGTGTGGGTTACTTAGTCCCAGACCACCAAGGCAAGGTTCACACAGTTGGAGCTTGCCCAATTTTGGGTATAACGATCTCTATGGCTGATCTGTGTCCCACGTGGGAGGCTATGACATTGGCAATATCGCAATTCGCAACTATGACCCCTCAGATTTTGGTTGGAGGGAGACTCCCTCATGATGGTTAAATGGATACAATGCAGCCAACTTCCATTGCATAGGCCCACCCATGTACTCTTGATATATGGCACATGGTGTCACAGCTACAGGAGTTTTGGGTTTCACACATTTTCAGACAGGCCAATCAACCAGCCAATTTTTTGGCTTGTTTTGCTGGAGAGCATGGGGGCTGTTGGTTTTGGTCTGAGACCCTCCCTAGACAACTTAATGATTTTGTATACATAGATAACTCTGCTTGTacattttctaaaataaattaaatacatTACTCTGCCCTtccaccccccacccccccacccccccccccccaccccccccccccccccaaaaaaaaaaaagaagaaaaaaaagcatcGCACTCTCAACAAGCTAACTTCTAAGGTTACATTCTTACACCAACACGCTCATGTAACACCTGTTGGAATTTACAACAACTTATTTTGGTCCTCCTATCATTTTAGTCATATCGCAAACTTGATGAGAACTTAGTTCCATCTATCGAACCTTGTCATCTTCACTCCCAATCTATCCAAGTCTACAGGAATATGTGAGGATTGCAGGTGTAGAGTTGATCGAAAGCAATCAACCTACATTTGTATGAATCCAAAATTGACTTTGGATATGAAAAGGAAAGATGATTTCTGGATCTTTTTTGATTTCTGAAGTCCAAGTTGATTCCACAACAAGGGCCCACAATCCACAGCCTAAAATTGATGCACCAATCTtctaaagaggagaaaagacgaGAAGTATGAATATATTTTCTAGGAGTAACAATCAGTATTACAACATAGAGACCCCTTTTAAAACCCTAAAACATCTCTCAGACTTTCATTAAGCTTGAAGCTATCAAAAAACTCTCTCCTTACTTTTTCctaaaacaaaaaaggaaacaaagaaaaggagTGATGCCATCTGGCACTTACTTCACACACATGAAAgttcccttttccatgtggtgCAAGGGGATTAGTGCAACTCACAAGCATTGGTCTGATACAAGGGGGTGGTTAAAAGCTTTTAGACACAGCCAAAAGGGAAGGCCAATTAGAGATGTACCTCCGATAGCCAGCCCTAAGAAACAGTCATCCGGTCCCTTGTTGCGCCCAAAGAGTGGTGGAAACACTCTATAGTAGGGCTTCATATGGTGGTCAGCCACTCCTTTAGTAGCCCTCATATTGTTGGCTTGGAACTATAACTAAAAATTTGGATCAATATAGATTCAGTAGACCATCCAGAGCATCTAATCTTAGGCTTTAATCAACCAAATAGACAATATTTATGAAAAAGGCTCCTTGATCTCTTTTGTTATGTTTCATTCATAGGATTATCAAAATTGGAATCAAAATGGAATAGAGCACTCATGAACTCTTTTCTGGCTTTAAGACCGACGTGTGATAGATACTCAATACTGTTTAGTGATCATGAATATAAAATATGCATGATTTTTTCAACCAATGTTCAAAATTGCATGCAAAAGGTTACCCTACTCTAACATTGGGTCCAAACACGAATTCACAGTCCATTCCGGCCCTTATCTTGGTAACCAAACATAGCAATAAACTTAACTCAAAACCCATATCAAACTGAAAATATATTCAACTAAAACCATGACATAGAGTGTTGAAAAGTTATCCTCTTTCACAAAGTTCTTCACCTTCTTGCTAACAAGGCTCGATCTTCTAACTTGGAAGCATCAATTTCTCTTTGCTGTAATAGTTTAAACTACATGACCACCAATTATCTTTATAGGTTTCATGACTGCTCTTTTTTGTCCaaagtttcctatgccaatgcTTTGGCAAAAAAAATCTTCGAGGGTGGGCATCAAGTTAACAACCAATCGTAAGAACTTAATCAATTCACTGACCTTTGCTTGGAGGATTTCTTTCATAGTCAACCACTAGCTGGGATGCTAGTGAGGatgatatataatttttatcattgtaTGAAGAGCTCATACTAGgaattattttaaatataaaatgtCAAATTCATAGTTTGGAAGTATCTAAAATGGTTGAATTTGGTCATCGCCGTTGTTACAAGGTGTCAGTTATAATCTGGTGTGAAATTGTTATTATAATGGCACACCATGTTTTTGCACACAACAAATAACACTATATACAGCCTAGAAATAATAAAACTATGGCCTTGCACATATAGCATGTATTTGGCAGAGAGGAAAATTGACTTATTTTGTTCTTAGGGAACACTTTTTTGTTTGAAAGGAAAAAACACTTAGGGTCCATCATTTCCAACAAAATGACAGTTAAAAGTGGAACTGAATTCTTTTtatcatagaaaaggaaaacaaaataaCGTCATAAGGCTTAACAAAGAAGCTATTAGGAAAGGAGATACAAGCACCTTcatgatgattctaatttagGTGAACAAAATAGAAACACCAATAAACACTAGTTATGtacaaaaaaggattattggaGAAGGATGAAAAGTTTTTACAAGGAATGTTTAGGTCTCTACATTGGGTACCATATAGGTGCCCTGCTGATACTATAGTACACACCTGTATCAATACATGGTACACTAATGGAGTCTGCACAACACCCATGCCATGTGTAGATATATAGGCATACCATACCTCCATACTATATCAATGCTATACCAAGTTAATACAGTATGCCCTATACAGCCCGGTACAAATTGGCACTAAATAATGTTTACAAGTTTGAAAGATTGGTCTGAAACAAGTCTCGCTTGTGTTCAGTTTGCATATCTTAGGACTAGTTATTTCCAAATATGCAGCTCATCTTGGAAAAAATTCTACGTAAATATGGAAGTAAAAGAGATGTTGAAAAAAGAATACTGATGTGAGCACTTTTAAAATAGATGATGAATATCAAACATGGTTTAAGTGCAACCACTATAGATTCGCTCATATCGTGCTGGGCTAGTACCAGCACCTAGCACTAGGTTGACATGGCACCCGTTAAATCACTTTTTAgtttttaattgaaaaggatcatTTAAGTTctctattaatatattttttttcaaatttcaataCAAAGTACATGAAATGCCAGTCAGTCCTATGCCAAGGGAGATTAAAACCTCTTTTGGGATTAATGCATTGAAAGGAGCTAATGAAGTCGGAGGGTATCCCCCCGAACCCCAGAGCTCAGTCCCCACTGGGCTTAGACAGCGGAAGTGACTGCTTCTCTTCAGAGATATTGTCCGCTTCGGAGGGGGTTTCATAGTCTCTTCCCAATGCACGATTTTGCTCCGCAAAAGGTGCCTCTGAAGAGAAAGGGATAGCCCCCCTCCATTTAAGAAGCAGACCTCTCAGCTatctagtcgatgtgggactaagttcggatcttttattcccacaacatagcccccaaGCGGATGGGTCTGTGTCGGGGTCAAGGGCTCTCAACGAAAGCACCATTGATGAGGTCGGAGGGTATCCCTCCGAACCCCAGAGCTCAGTCCCCACTGGGCTTAGACAGCGAAAGCGACTACTTCTCCTCAGAAGTATTGTCTGCTTTGAAGGGGGTTTCATAGTTTCTTCCCAACGCACGGTTTTGCCCCGCAAAATGCGCCTCTGAAGAGAAAGGGGTAGCCCCCCTCCATTTAAGGAACAGACATCTCCGTTatctagtcgatgtgggactaagttcggACCATTTATTCCCACAACAGGAGCGTTATTGGTTAGACCTACAACTCTGAGAGCtagaaatattatataaattcaGTTCTGCTCCTGTTAAAAAGCCCCTCCTTATCCTCATGAAAAGAtataaaaatatagaaattgtATGACAATCAATCAAaatagaagaagatgatgagcaCTAGAGAAAGGCAATACAAAAACTAGCCAAATGGTTATTTATTACTTGAAAAGCTTAAAACAGCTGAAAAGAATATACTTGATAAAGTAcacataaaatttttaaaaaaaaagtgaaatgaTATGGGATAGACACATCATATACAACAGGGAGGACAGGTAAGATGCTATTTACTGTATTTAGTAATCAATGTAACAAAGTTTCAGGCCAGGTTCTCACAGCCaaaaatgaattcaattaatagCCACATACCACCCAAGGCTGAACCTCGTTTCAAGAGCAAAACAGACCATAAATTCTTTAGTAACAAAACTTAAATAAGTATATGTTATCTAGACATCAATTCCTCCATTGCAGAAGAAACAACAAAGGCCTTTTATAATAGCATCACAATTAGTTATTGTAAGACACAGACATATAGTATACACATATCCAGTGATGTAACACTAATTGGGCTTCAATCCTATCCAACATGACAAGAGAACTTACAAAAGACAAGCCGCCATATGATATTAACAGCTCGATCATGTTGTGTTTTTTAGCTCCTTCAGCATCAGCCAGTGGCTGTGAAGAACAAATTACAATTTAAAGCATGAGACACATATAGGCAATTTAAAACTAAGTACTGCATAACTGGAAAAGAAGATGATAGGAAGCCTTCTAAAACAACAGTCAAGTTATATCcaaaaaattagaaatcaaGCATCAAACATAATGACTTACAATTTGTGCACATATGGAGAATGGTCAAAAGCAGCATGTATTTCTTCAATATGAAAATCAGGAAGAATATTTGTTTGGTTGCTATGAAGCACAAGGAATTAATACCTTGAGAACTTTTATGGTGTCTTCTTTCCCAAAAAAGTTTGAAGTTAAATGTTCTAATTTCTAAATGAATTTCAGTTAAATTTCAATAATTACCATAATTGATTTTACTTTTCCCTTCGCTTTCCATAAAAATGGTCTCGATGTAAAAGTTCTCTCTAAACTGAACGTCCATTGATTAGTTACCCTGCCAGTCTGCTAGACAAACAGAAGCAAATTCTacccaaaacaaaaaagaaagaaaaaaaaatctacgtgTTATTTTTGCAAAATTTAGACCTAGACTTTTCACTTAATAATCATTCATTCTACCATGTAAGGATACTGATACATAAGAAGAAAAACTTATATGACATTTTTATCGTAGGAGCATAAGCAAGCAATATGATAGAAAACATCTCCCAGCACTGCCTCAGCACACAGGAGTGTCATCATATGCCTTTCAATTCTCGATATGAGGATTGTTTATACTAATCATGCCTATTCTTCTACTGATATCGGAACGCATTATGCATTAAAATTGACTGTCCAAAACCATCTAATGAGAACAAGATGATGAATCCAAATGCAGCAGAAGCATTGATGAAGACCAGAGATATGACGAGAAATCACGATAATGAATTGAAATATAGGAAGTACGGAAGGATGGATAACCGGCGACCGACCGTGTTCTTCCAGCGGTCCTGGGCGTTGACGTCGGCTCCGAATTCGAGGAGGCACTTGGCGACGTCGATCCAGCCGTGGAGGGAAGCGACGTGGAGCGGGGTACGGTTGTCGTAGTCGCGGGCGTTGACGAGGCCGGGGTCTTCCTCCAGGAGCTTCCGCACCGCCGACGCATCGTTCTGGTGGGTGTGCCACAGGATCAGCGACGTCCGGCTCACCCTCGCCTTCTCCCTCCGCTTcgccgacgacgacgacgacgacgacgacgccgCCCCGCTCGCCTCCTCCCCGCCGCTGCTCATCTCTCTCCCCCcgacccctctctctctcgtaGCGTATCGGAATCGGATCGATCGCGGATCCTATGCGACTGCTACTTTCTCGGCCTCATGATCCTCTAATCTCTCTGCCCTTCTCTTTTGCCTCGAGGACGCGTCTCGGGACCCAGTCCGCGGATCTAGATCTGCAACCCAAACTTCGTGCTCACGCTTCGTCGCGATTTGAGTCGCGAGGGGGGCGAGAAGTCGGCACCCGCTGTGCGACGTACCAGTCCGAGTCGCAATTCCGTTTAATATTCTCCATGCTGGGTACGACTTCTGACATTCGGAATGGGCGTAAGTGACGTAATTGTTTACCTATGTTatgcttaaaaaaaattttaaatttatctatttttatttaaatgaatgatttataTAGTACCAATATATCCAATATTACAAAATAACAAGTTTCGAAACGTTGTAGTCAACGCTTCTTTTCCAACCTATAAGGTGCCCTAGAGTGACGATAAGTTGGGTGTTCGATAAGTAGCTTTTGTTTGTGATGAAAAGAGAAGATTTTTTCTTTCACGTAAATTTTTGTCGCTATCAAATTGTCATTTTCTCACTTGAATTATTCTAATATGATCTCAtgctttcttttgctttactaaCCTTTTATGTCACCTACTTGTGATTAGATCTTATCCAGAATCAAGTGGCTACTCTTTGCATATTAGAATAATTACATAGTTAAGGTAGGTATACTTTTAGGTATTGAAAGTTTGTTGAATTATTCtttttgaatgattctctgagatattttcaatgaaaaaatTGATCAAGAATTCTTGTAATATTATTCATTGATTTTAGTGCTTATTCATGAATAATTCAAGATGTTATTGTACATTCCAAATTGATTTTTTCTAAACTATATTTTTCATTCCATGTCTTGCATGTTGAAGAGTTTTAGAAACTTGGCTCTGGACGTCGACACCGACAAATAGTTGGTAGGATTCGAGGATTGCTCCGCAATGCTCGAATCAGCTCGGAATTTGATGTCCAAAAAGCTTAAgatcctgtttgggggagctattggcagtagagcttttagaagtagagctCTCTGAAGTagagcatttataaaaagctgtttgctgtttggtaactatatttctaaagtgttgtggcactttaacatatatttggtaaacaaactgaaaaagtacttttgtgtgacaaaatgaccataaaagacattgctagtattatacaacaaaacataataaaatataatatgtattaatacataaatatatgatatagtataatattaatgtagtgtaatgtaatattattataatatagtattataacattatgtattataggataataatttaatataatattaaattatttaacataacatatcaatgtattatgatataatataatattatatttatagtataatacaataataaatgtataaaatattataattattagtgtaaattaatttttcaccattctgatgaccatttatttctctaataaattttctagctaggtaataaaattggttaaataattactaatatttttatttatttatttatttagattagattatttgccactcactcattattttcctttttatttattttatttagttatttatttattattttatttcattgaaatatatttatttattatcttatttattttatttatttatttattcgttcattcatatatatatttatttgtgtatttattttttttctttccttttctttttttttcttcccctttttttttcctttcctttcttctttttctttctttttcttttttttcttctcttattctccttccttcctctcttcccttatttatttatttttttcttctctttttttctttccttttcttctttttttttctttcattttcttctttttttccttttctttttcttttctttttccttcccttcttctccttccttcctctcttccgttcttttcctttcttatcCTCCCGCGAGGCCAGCGGCTGCAGGAGGGGGCCTAGCAGTGGCCGTGATGCAATGAAGCCCCACGACTGGCCACCATGGGGGCTTTGCTGCGGCTCTTCTCCCCAGTCCTGCGACTGGGACGCCGCGATCTCACAAATAGCGGAGGCCCGACCACCCCACGGCCGAGCCCGACCGCTCCACAGGCCGGCGGCGTGCCACGGGTGGCATCGCACCTACCTGCGGAGGGGTGGCCGGCcacgggtggtggccggcgtggtggttgccaccgtgggcagccacgagctcccaaaacaaaagaaaaaagaaaaaaaaaaaggaagaaggaatagaggCGGTGGTgttgagaggaagaggaagatagagagggagggggatgggtgagagagaaagaggcgggatgaaagttttgggagaaaaaaaagTAAGATTTAAAT
This portion of the Phoenix dactylifera cultivar Barhee BC4 chromosome 11, palm_55x_up_171113_PBpolish2nd_filt_p, whole genome shotgun sequence genome encodes:
- the LOC103714502 gene encoding integrin-linked protein kinase 1-like, which encodes MSSGGEEASGAASSSSSSSSAKRREKARVSRTSLILWHTHQNDASAVRKLLEEDPGLVNARDYDNRTPLHVASLHGWIDVAKCLLEFGADVNAQDRWKNTPLADAEGAKKHNMIELLISYGGLSFGQNGSHFEPKPVPPPLPNKCDWEIEPSELDFSTSTLIGKGSFGEILKAYWRGTPVAVKRILPSLSDDRLVMQDFRHEVKLLVKLRHPNIVQFLGAVTERKPLMLITEYLRGGDLHQFLKEKGSLSPLMAVNFALDIARGMAYLHNEPNVIIHRDLKPRNVLLVNSNADHLKVGDFGLSKLIRVQNSHDVYKMTGETGSYRYMAPEVFKHRKYDKKVDVFSFAMILYEMLEGDPPFSNYEPYEAAKYVAGGHRPTCRAKGYVQELRELTDQCWAADMNQRPSFLEILKRLERIKEKL